The nucleotide window TGAAGAGCGATAACATCATTATATGTACTGATTCCctaatctcttcttcagcagaAGTCACGTATGTCTTTTTAAGAGGTTCAATAAAAGTACTAATGAAATtagatgaaatcattgaaacATGGCAGAGAGTTGACCCCAGGAAATTTAGTAGGAACAGAAGCTTGGATTTGTTAACCTTGTTTTGATAACTTTGATTTACCCAAACGTTATCCCTCATGGTTCTCGCGACAGAATAATAAGTATCGGGCTTGACAGTCATGGTGATTCCAGAGCAGAGTATTTCATATACGCTTTCATATGAATCAAATCCCACAACCCCAACATCTGTTGCTATGAAATTGATATTCAGCAGCGTCATGAGTACCTGTGAGTACCATATTATTGGTATTTCCGGAACAGTCTGCAAGATTGAGTTAATGGATATCACAATCGTGAATAAAATTCCCGAGTAGTGTTTGCTCGCATAATCCTTGTCTGCCGTAAGGGAATTGAGCTCTTTAAAATTCATATTGTAGGAACTTCTGCATACTTGGGTCAAGAAATTATTGACACTTGTAATGCTACCGTTAGCCAAAGATGTTTGCAACGTTTTGGCCATTTGACTCAAATGTTTGGCAAAAAACTGTGGGCAATGAGCCTGATCTACCATGAAGTCCGAAAACATGTGTGAAAGGTACAGCGTTATCAGATCCCAGGGCAGGTACAAATACTTGGCTCCATCAGAAGGTTTGCTTATTGCAGAATAAAGCAGAATCAATTCCCCTGGATCcttcttgaagttcttcaggAGGGCACACCATGTTGGTATGAATATTGACTGTTCCCATTTGTCATATAACTTACCGATATGTCCTGTTTCATCTATGAAATTGTCGGACTGGATAGATATAAAGCTGTCTCTTGTACTCAAAATCCCGGCAAGTATAGCTAGCTTGGGCCCTGTCCACAACTGACACGTAACAAAGCAAGAGTCccatattttgaaaaattgtgCAGGCGGGATGATGGGCTCACTTATCTGCAGTTTCCATTGCGCTATCGCTTGTGCCATCTCGAACAGCTCGATAAAATCAGAATCTGGTCTATTGGTCTCTTGGAAAGTAGCATTGATCAATCTGGTTAGTTTTGGTGCAGATTTCACTCTTGGGATGTAGTAAACCAGATTATTCGATATGGTAGGGCTTAATGGGGTTTTCCTTGAATTTAGAACATTCAATAGATGGTCGATTGCTTGATCAGCCATATCCAATGATTTTGACATTCATCAAGAGTTCCTAGACCCTCTTTTTATTTAACGGTTATGTTGGAATAGACtatttttcaacttcataTCTAGAGATAAAGTAAGGgaacttgaagaacatcGATATCCCAAAGGCAGTAAAGAGGTACGATTAGAACAAGATGTCTATGGAGACTCCAACCGGACTGTATCAATTTCCAGTGACTAAGCTGTGCATGGTGAGTACAGTGGCTGTCGCCTTTGCTGCATCGGTTGCTAACTGCAAATACATATTCTTAGCGAGGTACGATCCGTTTATCTCTGAATACCGTCAATATTCCAGATATCTGTTATTCCAGCTGGGATGTGTAAACGAGACAGACGTGGCTCTGATAGTTCTGCTTTGGTACCAGTTTAGAAATTTAGAGAGATTTATGGGGTCTTACAAATATATCAGCGTACTATTCGTGGCGTTAATTTACACAACAGTATCTCTTGCAGGGCTGAATCTCCTGTTGAATATACTTCTACCGGGGAAAATCTGGAATAGTCTTTGTACAGGTTCTTTACCTCTCATACTGGCGATGTTCCATTTCTATAAGGAATATACCCCACAAATTTACGAATTTGACATACTACTGACTCAGCCGTGGTCGAAAAGCATTAATAAGAAGCAACGCAAGTGGAAATTGAATGATCAGTTCTTAGTGAACGGTTTAGTAGTGATGTTGCTGTTAAATCAAGGATTCGCCGGAATAGGTTGTGGATTTATCAGCTGGATTTGCGGAATATTTTTGGACAAAGGCCTATTTCCAGGTGTAGATCGTTGGAGATTGCCCTTTATTAAGAAGCTACTTGTTACAGATGGTAACAGCAACCCATCTACCGAGGCCCTGGACGGAAGCTCCCAGGATGAGGATCGTGACAGGTCCACAGATGCAGATGCTGGAGCCGCCCATGAGAATGAGTCCTTCCCAGTAGATGACGAAGCAGGCAATGACGAGCCGGCACGTCCTTTGGGGGTACAATTTCTCGATACcttcagaagatgaattaCAACTATATACTCGTtaaatcttcaacttttcgGTACCTTGCTCTGCCT belongs to Torulaspora delbrueckii CBS 1146 chromosome 4, complete genome and includes:
- the PEX8 gene encoding Pex8p (similar to Saccharomyces cerevisiae PEX8 (YGR077C); ancestral locus Anc_3.136), producing MSKSLDMADQAIDHLLNVLNSRKTPLSPTISNNLVYYIPRVKSAPKLTRLINATFQETNRPDSDFIELFEMAQAIAQWKLQISEPIIPPAQFFKIWDSCFVTCQLWTGPKLAILAGILSTRDSFISIQSDNFIDETGHIGKLYDKWEQSIFIPTWCALLKNFKKDPGELILLYSAISKPSDGAKYLYLPWDLITLYLSHMFSDFMVDQAHCPQFFAKHLSQMAKTLQTSLANGSITSVNNFLTQVCRSSYNMNFKELNSLTADKDYASKHYSGILFTIVISINSILQTVPEIPIIWYSQVLMTLLNINFIATDVGVVGFDSYESVYEILCSGITMTVKPDTYYSVARTMRDNVWVNQSYQNKVNKSKLLFLLNFLGSTLCHVSMISSNFISTFIEPLKKTYVTSAEEEIRESVHIMMLSLFTNNSSANNLLHWQARHYLDHIELSTDQFMLGNISEKQLTMIYQEMSSRLPSLQTIDRHLAREVLHRTYLRILNCSSGERTKQAVLLKCIVYQLAYLSENHFVGWLDTVQELLSSIPFSKEECDDILTTLWNFLSHRRSDTALKWWYGHLDTLRSRL
- the DSC2 gene encoding Dsc2p (similar to Saccharomyces cerevisiae YOL073C; ancestral locus Anc_3.135), with product MSMETPTGLYQFPVTKLCMVSTVAVAFAASVANCKYIFLARYDPFISEYRQYSRYLLFQLGCVNETDVALIVLLWYQFRNLERFMGSYKYISVLFVALIYTTVSLAGLNLLLNILLPGKIWNSLCTGSLPLILAMFHFYKEYTPQIYEFDILLTQPWSKSINKKQRKWKLNDQFLVNGLVVMLLLNQGFAGIGCGFISWICGIFLDKGLFPGVDRWRLPFIKKLLVTDGNSNPSTEALDGSSQDEDRDRSTDADAGAAHENESFPVDDEAGNDEPARPLGVQFLDTFRR